The Humulus lupulus chromosome 4, drHumLupu1.1, whole genome shotgun sequence genome has a window encoding:
- the LOC133829477 gene encoding uncharacterized protein LOC133829477, whose protein sequence is MSSDGCNDRKRKRVSSENIVQLPAKIAAKSAVEESSNASQILDLNTDNPQEIIAAKSVVEYYNEKEGTNIGFGKLLKVKYQTMNYLLTTRTVYYLTFSDSTGQDYYSAFVSAYKTGQEQQSDFLSVDFVKKVVRPRWTPWFSNRTTNT, encoded by the exons GTTGTAATGATCGGAAGCGTAAAAGGGTTAGTTCAGAAAATATTGTTCAGTTGCCAGCCAAAATTGCAGCCAAAAGTGCAGTTGAAGAGAGCTCCAATGCTAGCCAGATTCTTGATTTGAATACTGACAATCCTCAGGAAATTATAGCAGCCAAAAGTGTAGTGGAATACTACAATGAAAAGGAG GGAACGAACATAGGTTTTGGAAAACTTTTGAAAGTGAAGTATCAGACGATGAATTATCTGTTGACTACCAGAACGGTGTATTATTTGACTTTCAGTGATAGTACAGGGCAGGATTATTATAGTGCATTTGTTTCAGCCTACAAAACTGGCCAAGAACAACAAAGTGATTTTCTTAGTGTGGATTTTGTGAAGAAAGTTGTTCGTCCACGTTGGACTCCATGGTTCTCCAACCGAACCACCAACACTTGA